The Desulfobacterales bacterium DNA window TCGCTTAAGAAGCAGGGGCTTTATTTTGAATTGAACACCAAAGTGGTGGGTGCCGAAGTCAAGGATGACGCGGTTAACGTCACGGTTGAAGCCGACGGCAAGGAAAATACCCTGACCGCGGACCGGGTGCTGGTGGCCGTGGGCAGAAAGCCCCTGACCGAGGGCCTGGGCCTTGATACCGTGGGGGTGGAGCTAAATGACCAGGGTATGGTGGCCGTGGATGCAACCTATAAAACCAGTGTCGACTCGATTTATGCCATCGGCGATTTGATTCCCGGGCCCATGCTTGCGCACACGGCGTCTGCCGAAGGCCGGGCCGCGGTGGAATGCATGGCCGGACAAATGGGCGAGGTCAATTACGATGCCATTCCGGCCGTGATTTATACCCATCCCGAGGCCGCATACGTGGGATGGAACGAGGAGCAGTTAAAGGAGCGGCAGATCCCTTACTGCAAGGGGACGTTTCCGTTTACCGGCGCGGGCCGCGCCCGCTGCATGGGCGATACCGAGGGCTTCGTCAAGGTGCTCTCCCACACCAAGACCGACCGAATCCTGGGCGTTCACATCATCGGCGCCCGCGCCTCGGATATGATCCCCGAAGCGGTGCTGGCCATGGAAACCGGCGCCTCCTGCGAGGATATCAGCCGGGTGGTCCACGGCCACCCGACATTTTCCGAGGCCTTCCAGGAAGCCGCCATGGTAGCCCAGGAGTGCTCGATTTATATCGGCTAGTTGCTCAGTTCCGCTCCTCCATGGGCACAAATGCGCACTCCTCGGGCCCGCAGTATTCGCCGATATATTCGGAGGCCGGGCGGTAGAGCACGGGTTTGGGGGCGGCGCCGGCAAACTGTTCTTCGATGACATGGGCGGCCCAGCCGGCAATGCGGGAGATCGCGAAGACCGGTGTAAACAGGTCAATGGGAATGCCCATGGCGTAATAGAGGGAAGCGCTGTAGAAATCCACGTTGGCAAAGATATCCGCTCCCTTTTTTTCCTTGAAGACCTCTTTCCCCTTTTTCTCAAGCGCGTCGGATAACTCGTACCACTTGGTGTTGTTTACCTTCTCGCCCATCCGCTTGGACATGGGGGCCAGAATCGCGGCGCGCGGATCGCCGTTTTTATAAACCGCATGTCCCAGACCCATGATTTTTCCGCCGCTGTCCAGTTTTTTGCGCACATAGTCGTCAATGGCGTCAATAGAGCCGATTTCTTTAAGCATCTGCATAACCCGGGCGTTCGCTCCGCCGTGGAGTTCCCCGGACAGGGAGCCGACCGCTGCGGCCACGGCCGCGTACATATGGGCATGGGTGGAGCAGACCTGACGGGCCGAAAACGTGGAGGCGTTGAAGGAATGCTCGGCATGCAGCACCAGGCAGGTATCCATAAAATGCGTCATATCTTCATCCGGCTTTTCACCGGACATCATGTAGAGGAAATTGCCGGCATGGCTGAGATCCGGGTCCGGCGCCACCGGTTCTTGGTCCTGTCTTATCCGGTGCCAGGCGGCCACAATGGTTTCAAACTGGGCGATTAACCGGGTGGCGATCCGGCCGGCGTTTTCAATTTTCAGCTCATCGGGATTGGGGTCGTGATTGGCCAGCATGGGCACGGCGGCCTGGAGGATATCCATGGGCAGCGATGTTTTGGGCCGGGTTTTAAGGGCGGCGATCACTTCATCCGTAATCGGCCGGTTTTTGGCCAGCTCTTGCCTGAATTGTTTGAGCTCTTCCGGATTCGGCAGTTTTTCGTAAAGAAGCAGATAAACAACTTCTTCATATGTGGCTTTTTCCGCCAGGTCGGTAATCAGGTAGCCGCGGTAGATCAGTTTGCTGTTCTCGCTATCCACGTGACAGATTTTGGTGCTGGCCACGGTGACACCTCGTAAGCCGGTATTTATGATTTCCTTGCTGTCTGCCATGGGTATCCTCCTTTAAACAAAAATTTGTTAACTCTTGTCTGGCTTGCCGTAAAGCACCCGGCGCAGATCTTCCGGTGCCATGAGTTTTTCTTCAAGCGCCACATCTTCGATATTTCGATTGTTTTCATACGCTTTATGGGCCAGGGCCGCGGCCCGGTCATAGCCGATATGCGGGACCAGGTTGGTGACAATGGCCAGGCTTTTTTGAATATTTGCCGTGCACTGCTCCTTGTTTGCCGAAATCCCGGCCACGCATTTATCCGCCATCAGGTCCGCCGCATTGGCCAGGAGTTCGACGGACTGGAGCAGGTTGTAGGCAATCAGGGGCAGCATGGTGTTCAGCTCAAAGTATCCGCCCTGGCCGCCCAGGGTAATCGCCGTATCGTTTCCGATGACCTGCGCGCAGACCTGGATCACCGACTCCGGGATCACCGGGTTGACTTTGCCCGGCATGATGGATGAGCCGGGCTGGAGCTCCGGCAGGTTGATTTCTCCCAGGCCGCACCGGGGGCCGGAAGCCAGCCACCGGATGTCGTTGGCGATTTTGTGAAGGCTCACCGCGATGGTTTTTAAATTGCCGCTGGCCTCGACCGCCGCATCGCATCCCCCCTGCGCCTCAAAATGATTGGGCGCCTCGGAAAAGGCGATGCCGGTTTCCTTTCCGATCATGGCAATGACCCGGGGCGCAAAATCCGGATGGGCATTCAGGCCCGTGCCGACAGCCGTACCGCCCAGGGCAAGCTTGGAAAGCCGCTCCTGAAGCCCTTCAAGCCGCCGGATACCGCGCTCCATCTGGCCGGCATAGCCGGAGAACTCCTGTCCCAAAGTCATCACCACCGCATCCTGGAGATGGGTGCGCCCGATTTTTTCGATATCCGCAAATGCCGATGCCTTTTCGTTCAGTTTTTCGAGCAGCCGGGTCAGGGCCGGCAGCAGGGCCTCGTGAATGGATCGAAGCCCGGCCATGTGAATGGTGGAAGGGATGACGTCGTTGCTGGACTGGCATTTATTGACATGGTCATTGGGATGGATCTCGCCCTTTGTCTTCCGGACCCCGGTTAATATTTCATTGGCCCGGGTGGCGATCACCTCATTCATGTTCATGTTGGTGGAGGTACCCGATCCGGTTTGAAATACATCCACGATAAAATGATCGTCCAGTTCGCCGGCGATCACTTCGTCCGCCGCCCGGCCAATGGCCCGGGCGTGTTCATCGTTTATAAGGCCTAAAGACTGGTTGATCCGTGCCGCGCATTTTTTAATCAGCGCCAGGTTGTGGATGAAAACCGGCGGCAGTTTGAGCCGGCTTATGGGGAAATTCTCGCTGGCCCGCTGGGTCTGGGCGCCGTAATAGGCATCCGCGGGCACATGGATTTCGCCCAGGCTGTCTGATTCCGCCCGTGTGTTCATTTATAAAGATCCTGCAACAGGTTGGCTTTTAGTTAAATTCAAAAAAGACGTTGTCATCACTATTAAATATAATCCTCACACAGGGATGTCCAATAAATCGGTGCATTTTTCCATTTGAATCATCAGGCAAATATGATGATAATACATATAGATTCAAAGTCATGCCATCGCATTATAACCTTAACTTGCTGCTTGAGGGGGATTAGATGAAAGGAACGGATTCCTTTAACACCCGGTCAGCGCTTGAGATCGGTAACCAGTCATACACTTATTTCAGCCTGCCAAAGCTCGCCGAACAACTCAATGTGGATCTGGACGGCCTTCCGGTCAGCATTCGCATCCTGCTTGAAAATCTGCTGCGCAACGAAGACGGCAAACACATTGAAAAGGCCCATATTGAAGGCTTAAGCCGCTGGTCCCCGGCCCCCGACGTCAAGGGCGAGGTGCCCTATATGCCGGCGCGGGTTTTAATGCAGGACTTTACGGGCGTTCCGGCGGTCGTTGACCTGGCGGCCATGCGCGATGCCCTGGCCCGCCTGGGCGGGGACCCCAAAAAAATCAATCCGCAGATTCCGGTGCACCTGGTCATCGATCATTCCGTGCAGGTGGATAAGTTCGGCTGCAAACACGCCTATGAGATCAATGCGGAAAAAGAGATGGAGCGAAACCGCGAGCGCTATGAGTTTCTTAAATGGGGCCAGAAAAGCTTTGAAAATTTCAGCGTTGTGCCCCCGGCCACCGGCATATGCCACCAGGTCAACCTCGAATACCTGGGCCGGGTGGTGATGACTGCTGAGGCAGACGGCGAAACCCTGATTTATCCGGATACTCTGGTGGGCCTTGATTCCCATACCACCATGATAAACGGCATCGGTGTGCTGGGCTGGGGTGTGGGCGGCATTGAGGCCGAAGCCGTCATGCTGGGCCAGCCCTATTACATGCTCACCCCTCAGGTGATCGGATTTGAATTGACCGGCCGGCTTCCGGATAGCACCACCGCCACGGACCTTGTGTTAAGCATTACCCAGATGCTCCGCCAGAAAGGGGTGGTGGGTAAATTTATCGAGTTCTTCGGCGAGGGGTTAGGGGAATTAAGCCTTCCGGACCGGGCCACCATCTCCAACATGACCCCGGAATTCGGCGCCACCACTACTTATTTCCCGGTGGACCAAGAGACTTTGAACTATCTGAAGTTTACCGGCCGAGCGGAAGACCACGTCGACCGAATCGAGAAATACCTCACCGAACAGGGCCTTTTCTGGACCCCTGAGATGCCGCCGCCTAAATTTACCGACACCCTGCAGCTTGATTTAGGCACGATTGAGCCCTGCCTGGCCGGCCCGAAGCGTCCGCAGGACCGGATTCCGCTAAATCGGATGAAGGAAACCTTTGCAAAGGATTTTGAGGAGATTTTTGCCGCTGACCAGCCACCGGACGTGAGCCGGGAACGATGGGAGGAGGAAGGCGGCGCTGTCACCGACCCCGACTATCTGGATGGCAAGATGGTCATGCGAAAGCCCTTTGACGAGGAAGGGGTGCCGGTGGACCGGCCCTATCAAAGCTTTTACCTGGACCACGGCTCGGTGGTGATTGCCGCCATCACGAGTTGCACCAACACGTCAAACCCCACGGTGCTTTTGGGGGCGGGCCTTATGGCCAAAAAGGCGGTAGAATTGGGTCTTCAGATCCGGCCCTGGGTCAAGGCGAGCCTTGCGCCCGGCTCCAAGGTGGTCACGGATTACCTTGAGGCCGCGGGCCTCGTGCCCTATTTAGAAGCGCTGCGTTTCCATCTGGTGGCCTACGGCTGCACCACGTGCATCGGAAACAGCGGGCCGCTGCAGGAAGATGTGGCCAGGGTCGTCGAGGATACGAACCTCGTGGTCTCTTCGGTATTATCCGGCAACCGAAACTACGAAGGCCGGATCAATCCCCTGACCCGGGCCAATTACCTGGCCTCGCCCATGCTGGTGGTGGCGTATGCGTTGGCCGGCACGGTGAACTTAAATATGGAAAAGGAGCCCATCGGGCACAATGCCAATAATGAGCCCGTCTACTTAAAGGATATCTGGCCGGGCAAGGCGGAGATCGAAGCGGCCATGAACGCACTGGACCCGGAGATGTTCAAGCGGCAGTACAGCAATGTCTACGAGGGGGATAAAAACTGGAAAGAGCTCCCGGTTGCGGAAAGCGAGCAGTACCAGTGGCAGGAGGCCTCCACATACATCAAGAATCCCCCGTTTTTTACGGGTATGACCGCCGAGACGCCCCAGTCGTCGGATATTGAATCCGCCCGGGTGCTCGCACTTCTGGGCGACACCATTACCACCGATCACATCTCACCCGCCGGCGCCATTCCTGAGGACAGCCCCGCGGGACGCTACTTGATCGAACAGGGGGTCGCCAGGGAGGAATTCAACTCCTTCGGCTCCCGCCGGGGCAACCACGAGGTGATGATGCGGGGGACCTTCGGAAATGTTCGGTTAAACAACCATCTCGTGCCGGATGTCGAGGGCGGCTTTACCCATCATTTCCCCGGCGGCGAGAATATGCCCATCTATGATGCGGCCATGAAATACCAGGAAGCGGGAACCCCGCTTTTGGTAATCGCCGGAAAGGAATACGGCTCGGGGAGTTCCCGGGACTGGGCGGCCAAGGGAACGCTTTTGCTTGGGGTGAAGGCGGTGATTGCCGAGAGCTTTGAGCGCATCCATCGGAGCAACCTGGTGGCCATGGGGGTTCTGCCGCTTCAGTTCAAGGAGGGCGAAAATGCCGAATCCCTGGGTTTGACCGGCACGGAGGTTTTCCACATAAAAGGTATCAAGGACGGCCTGTCCCCGCACCAGGAGCTGACCGTGCAGGCGGCCCCCGAGGGCGGGGAGTCCAAGGAATTTCAGGTGACCACGCGGCTGGATTCGACGGTTGAAGTCGAATATTACGAGCATGGCGGAATCCTGCCGTATGTTTTAAGGAATATGATTAAGAACTTCCAAGGAGCTAAATAATATATTTAGTTATTCCAGACTCTTCCGCTACTGTCATTCCGAGGAACGATAGTGACGAGGAATCTTATTGTAAAGATTTCTCGCTGTCGCTCGAAATGACAGTATGGACGGATTTTGAGGACCCTTTTGAGTTACTTTATGCAAAAGCGGAATAAATCGCTTTCAATAAGGAGATAAAAATTGATTCACGATTTCGATGTGGTGGTTGTCGGGGCCGGCGGCGCGGGGCTGTATGCCGCGCTTGAGGCCGGCAAAAATGCCAAAACCGCTGTTCTTTCCAAGGTGTATGCCATCCGCAGCCATACCGGCGCGGCCCAGGGCGGCATCAGCGCGGCGCTGGGCAACGTGGAGGAGGACCGGCCCGAGTGGCATGCCTATGATACGGTCAAGGGCGGGGACTATCTGGTGGATCAGCAGGCGGCGCTCATCATGGCTAAAGAGGCCGTTCAGGCGGTATATGATCTTGAAAACCGGGGCCTGCCGTTTAACCGGACCCCGGAAGGGCGGATTGACCAGCGCCGGTTCGGCGGCCACACCCGAAATTTTGGCGAATCGGCCGTTCGCCGGGCGTGTTATGCGGCGGACCGTACCGGGCATATGATTCTGCAGACCCTTTATCAGCAGTGCATCAAAAATGACGTGAAATTCTATGACGAGTTTCAAATCGTCGACGTGATATTAGACGGCAGCCGATGCGCCGGGCTGGTCACAGTGGAGCTCGCCACCGGAGAGATTCACATCTTCCGGGCCAAGGCCGTGTTTTTCGCCACCGGGGGGTTCGGGCGCATTTTCAAGATCAGTTCCAACGCCTATGCAAACACCGGGGACGGACCGGCGATTCTTAGCCGGCGAGGGGTCCCCTTAGAAGACATGGAGTTTTTCCAGTTTCATCCCACCGGCATCAGGGGGATGGGCATTTTAATTTCCGAGGCCGTGCGCGGGGAAGGCGGCATCCTGCGCAACAACTCGGGCGAGCGCTTTATGGAGCGCTATGCCCCGACCCTTCTGGATCTTGCTCCGCGGGACATGGTGTCCCGGGCCATTTTATCCGAGATCAAGGCCGGCAACGGCATCCGGGGGGACAAGCGAATCGATGATTACGTGCATTTGGACGCCACACAAATCGGCCGGGAGACGCTTGAGGCCAAGCTGCCGGATATTTCAAGCTTTGCCCGGACCTATCTGGGCATTGATCCGGCAGAAGAATCCATTCCCGTGCAGCCCACTGCGCATTATGCCATGGGCGGCATCCCTGCGGATGTGGACGGCCGGGTGCGAAAAGACGGTCAGGGCAATTTCTACGAAGGCCTTTATGCCGCCGGCGAATGTGCCTGCGTATCGGTTCACGGGGCCAACCGGCTGGGCACCAACAGCCTGCTGGATCTCGTGGTCTTCGGCCGGCGAACCGGCATGAAGATTGCGGAATATGTCAAGGATGCGGATATGCCGGAGATAAAAGGGGATGCCGCGGAATTTGCCCGAACCCGTATGGAAACCCTGACCGACGGCCGCAAAGGGCCTGACGCGGCAGATATCCGCGAGACCATGCAGGCGGAAATGATGGCCCATGTCGGCGTCTATCGCACCGAAGCGGATATGGCCGGGACGATCGACAAACTGGCCGAACTCCGGGAAACAGCCCGGGGTCTGCGGATTCAGGATCAGAGCAAGGCGTTTAACACCGAGCTCCTGGAGACACTGGAACTGCAGAACATGCTTGATCTGGCCTATATCACGGCAGTCTCCGCCAATAACCGCAAGGAGTCCCGGGGCGCCCATGCCCGGGATGACTATCCGGACCGAAACGACGATGAGTGGCTGAAGCACACGCTGGCGTATCTGGAAGGCGATGCCGTGCGGATCGACTACATGGCCGTGGATACCTCCAAGTGGACCCCCAAGCCGCGGACGTATTAGGAGGAACTGCGATGCAAATTACCCTGAAAATCAAACGATTCAATCCGGAAACCGATCAACGCCCCTATGATCAGGAATACACCGTTTCCGCCGAGCCCACCGACCGGGTGCTGGATCTCCTGATGTATATCAAGCAGCATGATGACGGCACCCTGGGATTTCGAAAAAGCTGCGCCCACGGGGTCTGCGGATCAGACGCCATGCGGATAAACGGCAAAGACCGCCTGGCGTGCAAAACCCTGGTCCGGGACGTGGCGGAATCCGACGGCGCGGTGGTCGCCATCGAACCGCTCCGGTATTTCACGGTCCAGCGGGATCTGATTGTGGATCAGGAGAAGTTTTTCGAAAGATACCGGTCGGTCAAACCATACCTGATAAATGATGAGCCGGTGGCGGAAAAAGAGCGTATCCAGTCGCCGGAGGAGCGCAAGGCCTTTGATAATCCAACCAACTGCATTCTATGCGCCGCTTGTTTCTCCGCATGCCCCATCCCCCAGGATAATCCCCGGTTTCTGGGGCCGGCAGCCATCGCCCAGGCCGCCCGGTTTAATAAGGACAGCCGGGATAAGGGATTTGAAGAGCGTCTGTCGGTGTTAAATGCGCCGGATGGCGTCTGGCCGTGCCAGAACCATTTTGAATGCACGAAAGCTTGCCCCCGGGGTATCAAAGTCACCAAGCTGATCAATGAAACCAAGCAAAAGATCACTGCCTATCAGGACCCGGAATAAATCGTAATTCGGGTAAAAGTTCAGAAGGAGATGATTGGTGAAACCGAAAGCAATATCTTTGAAATTTGTCTCGGAATCAGATGAACCGGTGGGATACTTGATAGTCGAGACGGATGATGAAAAATTTGCCAAAAAAACCGGCTATCAATGGGGTGAGAGCAAATTGGACATACCGTTCAAAAGAGTGGAACTGCATCAAGGGATAATGGATTCGCCAGATCTAGATTCAGAAAATTTCAATGGAGTGCGGGTCTGGGAATTGCCCTTTTGATCTGATTTTCTATATCCTTTCTCTATTCAGATTCAATGAAAGAAAATGAAGCAAATTACAGTCAATACTTACAGGAAGGACAAATACTACCCTCGCGTAGTGAAGGCGGTTGGGGAAATCTTGGCCTGTGCAGATGTAGTTGCCCCCTCGGACATCCTTATTGAAATGGGCAATCTTTCCAAAAAAAATTATGAAGCGTGGCGAAAAGGGCAAGTCCCTTATCTTGAACAAGTTTTTGAGGGCAGTCTTTCTAAAGCCAATCGAATTCTTCGCATTATCGGCTTTCACCTTCATGATCTTAATATGGTATCACGTCAGACTGTATATTATCAGAGGGGAAAAGGAAAAAATAGAGTACTGAGATTTTCAAAATCAGGCAATCCAAATCTTGAAAAAGCCTATTCCCGCTATTATGTATGGAACCAGTCGCAGGAAAAGAAACTGAAAGCTATTAATAAATTCATGCCCGAACATATTGATGCGCCTGACCACTATTCCGCTGGCGCTCCATAAAGGCAAGAGATCATATCATTCTGCGGGAAGAGAGATGACTGACTGGCCACAGTGGAAACGAATCGAGCTTATCGTGAGGAAAGTGATTCACGGGTGGGACCCGTACCACCTTCTTGAGGGCGGTGCCCCCGATGACGAATGGGATCGGGAAATCCTCCAGATCGTCGGACGGGTTGGCCGGATTCACTCTGCCTTCGACGCGTCAGCGGTCGTTTCTGAAGTGTTCACGGAGGCATTTCATCCCGAGGGTTTCGGACAAGACGACTGCGCGGAGGTCGGGAGCAAGCTGTTTAGCGCATTGCAGGAAGCAGGCATAATCGAGGCCGTAGAACAAGCCGATGCAGGCGATTGAACGCAAAAAAGGAAGATTCAGGTGAGATTGCGATATATATCTTTGCGGTGACCGATTTTCACAATCAGAATTAAGAGGACATCTTCTTGGATTTCATAGATTATTCGATAATTTCCAACACGGATTCTGTGAAAAGGATTATTGCCCTTCATTTTGGTTGTATCAGGATTTGGCATATCTTCCGCCAAGCTGTCGATTTTATCAGCTATGCGTTTTTTATCAGCTTGTGGTATTTTCTTAAGCGCTTTTGCCGCAGACCTCTTGACCTCAATACGATAATTCAAAATCCGAGATCCTTTTTCAACTCATCCCAGGGGATTGGCTCTCCAGGCTCTTTTTTTGCCTCCCACGCATCCTCAATGTCAATCTGGTCCTCTATCTCCTGCAAAAGTTTAAGCTCCTTCAAAGAAACAAGAGCGGCAATCGGCTCTCCCCTACGGGTTAAAACAAAGGATTCATCCCCAAAAGCGACTCTATTGATAATGTTGGAAAATTTTTTCCTAGCCTCAGCAGTTGTGATTTTGTTAATCATAATAAGTACCTCAAATGTATAAAATGTTCATTTTGTACATATTGTAAAAATAAAAACATATAATGTCAAAAAAACAATGATCATATTGCACTGGCGTTATAACCATTCGCTTGTGGTGGACCGGGAAAAGCCGTCGGTTTTTCCCGAAGCATCGGCTGATGAAGGTTTATAGCTTTAAAGATTAGCTTGGAACTCTTGTTTCCCGGCTCCACAGCTCACACGTTCGCTTCCAAAAGATTGACGCTTAAGCATTATGATGTTATAATGTTATACAAACAAATTGGAGGTGAAAATATGGCGACACTGTCAAAACGCTCAACCATCTATTTAGATCCGGTATTACATAAAGCATTGCGCCTTAAAGCTGTTGAAACATCACGGTCAATGTCTGAGATAATTAATGAAGCTTTGAAAGAAGTATTTGCCGAGGATGCTGAAGATCTTGCCGCATTTGATGAAAGAGCTGATGAGCCATTGATCAGTTATGAACAAATGATCAAGAGCCTTAAAAAAGATGGCCGCATATAAAATATTTTTCAAAAATTCGGTTTGGAAAGATTTTAAGCAGCTACCGGATAAAGATTTAACAAAAATACTCGCCTGTATTGAATCTCTCGGTGATAACCCTCGTCAGCCTGGGTGTAAAAAGCTCAGTGGTCAGGAAAAATATCGTCTGCGATATGTCAATTACAGGATATTATACTCAATTCAGGATGACGAACTTACTATTTGGATTGTGAAAGTTGGTCATCGTAAAAGCGTGTATATCTGACGCGAACCAGCAAATTCACTCGGGTCTGAAATGGTGAAATGGGGTCGGGCCACGTTAACTGATTCGAAAAATTTGATATTAACAATAATGTGCCGCTTATATGAGTGCTATATTGCACTTTTGGAGGCCAAAAAGGGCATTATAGATATGGCGAGAGCAAAACGGCACTGATCCTATATCGATTGTTTTGGGGCCAAAAAGAGCGAAATAGAAGCCGTAAGTACCTGTGTTGGGAATTAAACTGTCAAAAATGCAGCAAGTTAGCTTGGCCCGACCCCAAAATCAACAAAATCACGGGTCATTGGCAGAGGGGATCTGTCATGACCGCCAGCGGAAAAATGGCCGGGCAGGGGATGAAAAACATCAGAAGGCGGTTGGGAACCAAAATGTTAAAAGCCAAGAGAATGCGTAATCTGAGTGCCAGAAAGACGATTCTGGCATTTCTTTTTTTGTGCCTGTTTGCCGCCGGTAGCGGCCAGATGGGGGCAGCGGCCCTGGCAGCCGATCCGGTTCCGTCCCAACCGACGGCTTCCGCGTCTGAAAGCGGTACGAGTGATATCGACCGGCTGGTGGAAATATTAAAGGATGACCAGAAACGGCAGGCGCTGATCGATCGGCTGGAGTCCGCGGAGGCGGGTTCTCAGCCGGGCGAGACGCCTGCTGAGGAGAGCGCCGAGAAAGCGCCCTTGGCGGAATCCTTGTGGGCGGAGATCACCGAGACAGGGCAGCAGGCTGCGGCCTATGTGGAGAGCACCCTGACCTCCCCGACGGCCCTGTTGACCCTGGCAAAGCGGGTGGGCATCAGCCTGTTTTTGATTGTCGCCGTATATTTTTTTTGGCGGCTGGTGAAGGGTTATATTCTTCCGCGGGTACGCTCCGGCTGGGCGCTAAAGCTGCTTGCGGGAATTATTTTCGGGCTGGCACTGGCCTCAGGGCTGCTCTT harbors:
- a CDS encoding type II toxin-antitoxin system RelE/ParE family toxin; protein product: MNYRIEVKRSAAKALKKIPQADKKRIADKIDSLAEDMPNPDTTKMKGNNPFHRIRVGNYRIIYEIQEDVLLILIVKIGHRKDIYRNLT
- a CDS encoding class II fumarate hydratase, whose protein sequence is MNTRAESDSLGEIHVPADAYYGAQTQRASENFPISRLKLPPVFIHNLALIKKCAARINQSLGLINDEHARAIGRAADEVIAGELDDHFIVDVFQTGSGTSTNMNMNEVIATRANEILTGVRKTKGEIHPNDHVNKCQSSNDVIPSTIHMAGLRSIHEALLPALTRLLEKLNEKASAFADIEKIGRTHLQDAVVMTLGQEFSGYAGQMERGIRRLEGLQERLSKLALGGTAVGTGLNAHPDFAPRVIAMIGKETGIAFSEAPNHFEAQGGCDAAVEASGNLKTIAVSLHKIANDIRWLASGPRCGLGEINLPELQPGSSIMPGKVNPVIPESVIQVCAQVIGNDTAITLGGQGGYFELNTMLPLIAYNLLQSVELLANAADLMADKCVAGISANKEQCTANIQKSLAIVTNLVPHIGYDRAAALAHKAYENNRNIEDVALEEKLMAPEDLRRVLYGKPDKS
- the sdhA gene encoding succinate dehydrogenase flavoprotein subunit; translated protein: MIHDFDVVVVGAGGAGLYAALEAGKNAKTAVLSKVYAIRSHTGAAQGGISAALGNVEEDRPEWHAYDTVKGGDYLVDQQAALIMAKEAVQAVYDLENRGLPFNRTPEGRIDQRRFGGHTRNFGESAVRRACYAADRTGHMILQTLYQQCIKNDVKFYDEFQIVDVILDGSRCAGLVTVELATGEIHIFRAKAVFFATGGFGRIFKISSNAYANTGDGPAILSRRGVPLEDMEFFQFHPTGIRGMGILISEAVRGEGGILRNNSGERFMERYAPTLLDLAPRDMVSRAILSEIKAGNGIRGDKRIDDYVHLDATQIGRETLEAKLPDISSFARTYLGIDPAEESIPVQPTAHYAMGGIPADVDGRVRKDGQGNFYEGLYAAGECACVSVHGANRLGTNSLLDLVVFGRRTGMKIAEYVKDADMPEIKGDAAEFARTRMETLTDGRKGPDAADIRETMQAEMMAHVGVYRTEADMAGTIDKLAELRETARGLRIQDQSKAFNTELLETLELQNMLDLAYITAVSANNRKESRGAHARDDYPDRNDDEWLKHTLAYLEGDAVRIDYMAVDTSKWTPKPRTY
- the acnA gene encoding aconitate hydratase AcnA, coding for MKGTDSFNTRSALEIGNQSYTYFSLPKLAEQLNVDLDGLPVSIRILLENLLRNEDGKHIEKAHIEGLSRWSPAPDVKGEVPYMPARVLMQDFTGVPAVVDLAAMRDALARLGGDPKKINPQIPVHLVIDHSVQVDKFGCKHAYEINAEKEMERNRERYEFLKWGQKSFENFSVVPPATGICHQVNLEYLGRVVMTAEADGETLIYPDTLVGLDSHTTMINGIGVLGWGVGGIEAEAVMLGQPYYMLTPQVIGFELTGRLPDSTTATDLVLSITQMLRQKGVVGKFIEFFGEGLGELSLPDRATISNMTPEFGATTTYFPVDQETLNYLKFTGRAEDHVDRIEKYLTEQGLFWTPEMPPPKFTDTLQLDLGTIEPCLAGPKRPQDRIPLNRMKETFAKDFEEIFAADQPPDVSRERWEEEGGAVTDPDYLDGKMVMRKPFDEEGVPVDRPYQSFYLDHGSVVIAAITSCTNTSNPTVLLGAGLMAKKAVELGLQIRPWVKASLAPGSKVVTDYLEAAGLVPYLEALRFHLVAYGCTTCIGNSGPLQEDVARVVEDTNLVVSSVLSGNRNYEGRINPLTRANYLASPMLVVAYALAGTVNLNMEKEPIGHNANNEPVYLKDIWPGKAEIEAAMNALDPEMFKRQYSNVYEGDKNWKELPVAESEQYQWQEASTYIKNPPFFTGMTAETPQSSDIESARVLALLGDTITTDHISPAGAIPEDSPAGRYLIEQGVAREEFNSFGSRRGNHEVMMRGTFGNVRLNNHLVPDVEGGFTHHFPGGENMPIYDAAMKYQEAGTPLLVIAGKEYGSGSSRDWAAKGTLLLGVKAVIAESFERIHRSNLVAMGVLPLQFKEGENAESLGLTGTEVFHIKGIKDGLSPHQELTVQAAPEGGESKEFQVTTRLDSTVEVEYYEHGGILPYVLRNMIKNFQGAK
- a CDS encoding citrate/2-methylcitrate synthase; protein product: MADSKEIINTGLRGVTVASTKICHVDSENSKLIYRGYLITDLAEKATYEEVVYLLLYEKLPNPEELKQFRQELAKNRPITDEVIAALKTRPKTSLPMDILQAAVPMLANHDPNPDELKIENAGRIATRLIAQFETIVAAWHRIRQDQEPVAPDPDLSHAGNFLYMMSGEKPDEDMTHFMDTCLVLHAEHSFNASTFSARQVCSTHAHMYAAVAAAVGSLSGELHGGANARVMQMLKEIGSIDAIDDYVRKKLDSGGKIMGLGHAVYKNGDPRAAILAPMSKRMGEKVNNTKWYELSDALEKKGKEVFKEKKGADIFANVDFYSASLYYAMGIPIDLFTPVFAISRIAGWAAHVIEEQFAGAAPKPVLYRPASEYIGEYCGPEECAFVPMEERN
- a CDS encoding succinate dehydrogenase iron-sulfur subunit → MQITLKIKRFNPETDQRPYDQEYTVSAEPTDRVLDLLMYIKQHDDGTLGFRKSCAHGVCGSDAMRINGKDRLACKTLVRDVAESDGAVVAIEPLRYFTVQRDLIVDQEKFFERYRSVKPYLINDEPVAEKERIQSPEERKAFDNPTNCILCAACFSACPIPQDNPRFLGPAAIAQAARFNKDSRDKGFEERLSVLNAPDGVWPCQNHFECTKACPRGIKVTKLINETKQKITAYQDPE
- the lpdA gene encoding dihydrolipoyl dehydrogenase; this translates as MADEKQYDLVIIGAGPGGYVAAVRAAQLGMKTVCVDKEARLGGICLNYGCIPSKALLDSSHYYAMAKDSFAEHGIHVGDMDLDIARMMARKDEVVKGLTDNVRQLLQGNKVEIVHGTAKIAGQTEVEVTDENGGARTLKTRYILLATGSKPVSLPGLSFDGRRIVSSTEALAFEAVPEKLIVVGGGYIGLELGSVWARLGSEVTVLEMQGNVAGPVDGQIARMLLRSLKKQGLYFELNTKVVGAEVKDDAVNVTVEADGKENTLTADRVLVAVGRKPLTEGLGLDTVGVELNDQGMVAVDATYKTSVDSIYAIGDLIPGPMLAHTASAEGRAAVECMAGQMGEVNYDAIPAVIYTHPEAAYVGWNEEQLKERQIPYCKGTFPFTGAGRARCMGDTEGFVKVLSHTKTDRILGVHIIGARASDMIPEAVLAMETGASCEDISRVVHGHPTFSEAFQEAAMVAQECSIYIG